From one Halosimplex rubrum genomic stretch:
- a CDS encoding S66 family peptidase, whose product MSDRSGRESGAGETGAPDGFVTPPPAEPGDRVAVIAPSGGAATVFPDVLELAIERLRERFDLEPVVFETAEADPDELRERPELRAADVHEAFRDPEISAVFATIGGDDQVRVLRHLDAEVLRANPTRFFGMSDNTCLASYLWTQGVVSWYGGQLLNQVATAGSLPEYTERYLRRALFEASLGELDPAATWTDDPIEWGRDDFRAVEPEYEDGDGWRWDVPDGREGEVITGRLWGGCLTVLPWLLAADRAVPEPDALEGAVLALETSEELPTAEDVRRKLTVLGERGLLARFDAVLVGRPQTRSREDRRSDEERTAYREAQRAAVGEWVRGYNPDTPLVFDLEFGHTNPTAPVPMGGTVAIDTDERSVRFP is encoded by the coding sequence ATGAGCGACCGCAGCGGCCGAGAGAGCGGCGCCGGCGAGACCGGCGCGCCCGACGGGTTCGTCACGCCGCCGCCCGCGGAGCCGGGCGACCGGGTGGCCGTGATCGCGCCCTCCGGCGGCGCGGCGACGGTGTTCCCGGACGTGCTCGAACTGGCGATCGAACGCTTGCGCGAGCGGTTCGACCTCGAACCCGTGGTCTTCGAGACCGCCGAAGCCGACCCCGACGAGCTTCGCGAACGCCCGGAACTGCGCGCCGCGGACGTACACGAGGCGTTCCGCGACCCAGAGATCTCGGCCGTCTTCGCCACCATCGGCGGCGACGACCAGGTCCGCGTGCTGCGACACCTCGACGCCGAGGTTCTCCGGGCGAATCCCACGCGGTTCTTCGGGATGAGCGACAACACCTGCCTCGCCAGCTACCTCTGGACGCAGGGGGTCGTCTCGTGGTACGGCGGGCAGTTGCTCAACCAGGTCGCGACCGCCGGTTCCCTCCCCGAGTACACCGAGCGGTACCTCCGACGGGCGCTGTTCGAGGCGTCGCTGGGCGAACTGGACCCCGCCGCGACGTGGACCGACGATCCGATCGAGTGGGGTCGCGACGACTTCCGGGCGGTCGAGCCCGAATACGAGGACGGCGACGGGTGGCGCTGGGACGTGCCCGACGGCCGCGAGGGCGAGGTGATAACGGGCAGGCTCTGGGGCGGCTGTCTCACCGTCCTGCCGTGGCTGCTGGCCGCCGACCGGGCGGTTCCCGAGCCGGACGCTCTGGAGGGTGCGGTCCTCGCGCTGGAGACCTCCGAGGAACTCCCCACCGCCGAGGACGTGCGGCGGAAACTCACCGTCCTCGGCGAGCGCGGCCTGCTGGCGCGGTTCGACGCCGTCCTCGTCGGTCGCCCGCAGACGCGCAGCCGGGAAGACCGACGGAGCGACGAGGAGCGGACGGCGTACCGCGAGGCCCAGCGGGCGGCGGTCGGCGAGTGGGTCCGCGGGTACAATCCCGACACTCCGCTCGTCTTCGACCTCGAGTTCGGCCACACGAACCCGACGGCGCCGGTACCGATGGGGGGGACGGTCGCGATCGATACCGACGAGCGGTCGGTCCGGTTCCCCTGA
- a CDS encoding 2Fe-2S iron-sulfur cluster-binding protein, with the protein MTEYTVEFAGTGEAITVSDTETILSRCIEEGIAQEYSCRVGMCLACSAKIEDGEVTQPAARGFTEAEAENYALTCMARPQSDLVLDRGKYPPSIEDDVARAAGADPDPDPDPASADD; encoded by the coding sequence ATGACCGAGTACACCGTCGAGTTCGCTGGGACCGGCGAGGCGATCACGGTCTCGGACACGGAGACCATCCTCAGCCGGTGCATCGAGGAGGGCATCGCCCAGGAGTACTCCTGTCGCGTCGGGATGTGTCTCGCCTGTTCGGCGAAGATCGAAGACGGCGAGGTCACCCAACCGGCCGCCCGCGGGTTCACCGAGGCGGAGGCCGAGAACTACGCGCTGACCTGCATGGCCCGCCCGCAGTCGGATCTCGTCCTCGACCGCGGCAAGTACCCGCCCAGCATCGAAGACGACGTGGCCCGGGCCGCGGGCGCGGACCCGGACCCGGATCCGGACCCGGCCTCCGCCGACGACTGA
- the nth gene encoding endonuclease III, protein MGTPLPSRAEQAEEVVERLWEEYPDATISLNFSNRLELLVAVVLSAQCTDERVNQETEDLFEKYRSAEDYAEADVDELSEDIGSITYHNSKADYLKTSGRIIADEHDGEVPDTMEELTDLKGVGRKTANVILQHGYDLVEGIVVDTHVQRLSRRLGITEEERPEAIEEDLLPVVPDEEWKWYTHLLISHGRAVCTARNPDCGECVLADICPSAKGDSDVDLASGDPWE, encoded by the coding sequence ATGGGCACGCCGCTTCCTTCGCGCGCGGAGCAGGCCGAGGAGGTCGTCGAACGGCTCTGGGAGGAGTACCCCGACGCCACGATCTCCCTGAACTTCTCGAACCGCCTCGAGCTGCTCGTCGCCGTCGTGCTGTCGGCCCAGTGTACCGACGAGCGCGTCAACCAGGAGACGGAGGACCTCTTCGAGAAGTACCGGTCCGCCGAGGACTACGCTGAGGCCGACGTGGACGAGCTCTCCGAGGACATCGGGTCGATCACCTACCACAACAGCAAGGCCGACTACCTCAAGACCTCCGGGCGGATCATCGCCGACGAACACGACGGCGAGGTGCCGGACACGATGGAGGAGTTGACCGACCTGAAGGGCGTCGGCCGGAAGACCGCGAACGTCATCCTCCAGCACGGCTACGACCTGGTCGAGGGTATCGTCGTCGACACGCACGTCCAGCGGCTCTCGCGGCGGCTCGGGATCACCGAGGAGGAGCGCCCCGAGGCCATCGAAGAGGACCTGCTCCCGGTCGTTCCCGACGAGGAGTGGAAGTGGTACACCCACCTGCTGATCAGCCACGGGCGAGCGGTGTGTACGGCGCGCAACCCCGACTGCGGCGAGTGCGTCCTGGCGGACATCTGCCCGTCGGCGAAGGGCGATTCGGACGTGGACCTCGCGAGCGGCGATCCCTGGGAGTGA
- a CDS encoding CheF family chemotaxis protein produces MSESVIADFVATFNSEASSRAEPVKGRILLSEKRLVLAADEGKVTIPLSAIFDIAVGQVPDDLGDFFNSTVTVAFEKGGDRMVAAVEADDDKIEKFTTVLFKAVLNGTDATLKHPARVGGRVTDEEFTPAKLFLKPGTVRFRRADDTVDVDLSTVTDFERSSRDINGSERSVLAVRHLASGQSSLSLAALESPRKMSILGRYLRLEYSDLMADLEDVTLSEEQVELLVAVYSTGPGVSLANVLDMEGSQLTMVLNDLREDELVVDGEDGPTLTPKGRVVVSNHLEDVNA; encoded by the coding sequence ATGTCGGAATCAGTCATCGCGGACTTCGTCGCCACTTTCAACTCGGAGGCCTCGTCCCGAGCCGAGCCGGTGAAAGGGCGGATCCTCCTCAGCGAGAAGCGGCTCGTCCTCGCGGCCGACGAGGGGAAAGTGACCATCCCCCTGTCCGCCATCTTCGACATCGCCGTCGGTCAGGTCCCCGACGACCTGGGCGACTTTTTCAACTCGACGGTGACGGTCGCCTTCGAGAAGGGCGGGGACCGCATGGTCGCCGCCGTCGAGGCCGACGACGACAAGATCGAGAAGTTCACGACGGTCCTGTTCAAGGCCGTCCTCAACGGTACCGACGCGACTCTCAAACACCCCGCCCGCGTCGGCGGGCGCGTCACCGACGAGGAGTTCACGCCCGCGAAACTGTTCCTCAAGCCGGGTACCGTCCGCTTCCGCCGCGCCGACGACACGGTCGACGTGGACCTGTCGACGGTCACCGACTTCGAGCGGTCGTCCCGCGACATCAACGGCAGCGAGCGGTCGGTTCTGGCGGTCCGGCACCTGGCGAGCGGCCAGTCGAGCCTCTCGCTGGCCGCCCTGGAGTCCCCGCGCAAGATGTCGATCCTCGGCCGCTACCTCCGCCTGGAGTACAGCGACCTCATGGCCGACCTGGAGGACGTGACCCTCTCGGAGGAACAGGTCGAACTACTCGTGGCCGTCTACTCGACGGGCCCGGGCGTCTCGCTGGCGAACGTCCTCGACATGGAGGGCAGTCAGCTGACGATGGTCCTCAACGACCTCCGGGAGGACGAACTCGTCGTCGACGGCGAGGACGGCCCGACGCTCACGCCCAAGGGCCGCGTCGTCGTCTCGAACCACCTCGAAGACGTGAACGCCTGA
- the ygfZ gene encoding CAF17-like 4Fe-4S cluster assembly/insertion protein YgfZ has protein sequence MTVIESVHADHGATFAERGDRRVVAHYGRPERSHAAVRNVVGVTERGYGVLTVEGDDRVEFVDNAVSNRVPTADGEGCYALLLDPQGKAETDMYVYNAAAGDRLLVFLPASEHERVAEDWQGKTFIQDVTITDASDDFGVFGVYGPQATEKIASVLNKAASPERPLSFVRGTMADAGVTVIRDDGLAGEEGYEVVCAASEAADVFDTLENRGQAAAPFGYRTWETLTLEAGTPLFETELSGRIPNVCGVRNALDFEKGCYVGQEVVSRVENRGRPSQRLVGLVVDAAVEDGTADAGGAVPEGGAAVFAGDAAVGEVTRAADSPTRDEPVALAAVDSDETAVGDSLAVRVDGEERPATRAALPFVEGSDESVRRPRYLDE, from the coding sequence ATGACGGTCATCGAGTCGGTCCACGCGGACCACGGCGCGACGTTCGCAGAACGGGGCGACCGCCGGGTGGTGGCCCACTACGGCCGCCCCGAGCGGAGCCACGCCGCCGTCCGCAACGTCGTCGGCGTCACGGAACGGGGCTACGGCGTCCTCACCGTCGAGGGCGACGACCGCGTCGAGTTCGTCGACAACGCCGTCTCGAACCGCGTCCCGACGGCGGACGGCGAGGGCTGCTACGCACTCCTGCTGGACCCGCAGGGGAAAGCCGAGACCGACATGTACGTCTACAACGCCGCCGCCGGCGACCGCCTGCTCGTCTTCCTCCCGGCCTCCGAGCACGAGCGCGTCGCCGAGGACTGGCAGGGCAAAACGTTCATCCAGGACGTGACGATCACCGACGCCTCCGACGACTTCGGCGTCTTCGGCGTCTACGGCCCCCAGGCCACCGAGAAGATCGCGAGCGTCCTCAACAAGGCCGCCTCGCCCGAGCGCCCCCTCTCGTTCGTTCGCGGGACGATGGCCGACGCCGGCGTCACCGTGATCCGCGACGACGGGCTGGCCGGCGAGGAGGGCTACGAGGTGGTCTGCGCCGCGAGCGAGGCCGCCGACGTGTTCGACACCCTGGAGAACCGCGGCCAGGCAGCCGCGCCCTTCGGCTATCGCACCTGGGAGACGCTGACGCTAGAGGCCGGCACCCCCCTCTTCGAGACCGAGCTATCCGGTCGGATCCCCAACGTCTGCGGCGTCCGCAACGCCCTGGACTTCGAGAAGGGCTGTTACGTCGGCCAGGAGGTCGTCTCCCGCGTCGAGAACCGCGGGCGGCCGAGCCAGCGGCTCGTCGGACTCGTCGTCGACGCGGCTGTCGAAGACGGCACGGCCGACGCGGGGGGCGCCGTCCCCGAGGGCGGCGCGGCGGTGTTCGCCGGCGACGCCGCCGTCGGGGAAGTGACCCGCGCCGCCGACAGCCCGACCCGCGACGAGCCCGTCGCGCTGGCCGCCGTCGACAGCGACGAGACGGCGGTCGGCGACTCGCTCGCGGTCCGCGTCGACGGCGAGGAACGCCCCGCGACCCGCGCCGCGCTCCCCTTCGTCGAGGGCAGCGACGAGTCGGTCCGCCGACCGCGGTACCTCGACGAGTGA
- a CDS encoding DUF7333 family protein, producing the protein MELDLPKTAVAFVALIAVGVGGLVGAPIPMGTDTILMMVAPSMIVFGLICLAIGVAHGQYRAGATR; encoded by the coding sequence ATGGAACTCGACTTGCCGAAGACGGCTGTGGCGTTCGTCGCCCTGATCGCGGTCGGCGTGGGTGGACTGGTCGGTGCGCCGATCCCGATGGGAACCGATACGATCCTGATGATGGTCGCGCCGTCGATGATCGTCTTCGGACTGATCTGTCTGGCGATCGGCGTCGCGCACGGACAGTACCGCGCCGGCGCGACGCGGTGA
- a CDS encoding FAD-dependent oxidoreductase — MHDFVVVGCGPAGSRFARRAAERGHDVLAFEQGDVGEPLACSGHVSTDVWEFTPAGARDRLLQNVVYGARFHLGAPRGGPPGDPRPNGRAPPGRDGTAADERAPSTDRDGEFPATAYPFYKDEQVSNVIDRVGLDRELADAAREAGVDLRENHTVVGVAEFRDRVEVEVRGPDGVETHEARMVAGCDGPKSRVRRELDMPEPDELLHGVLGFSDEDDATDFVDVHLTVPDFFAWRIPRGGAGVEYGLATPPSADVRERFDRFTADYGVETDRRCSGLIPVGPPDSVTSRRAFLVGDAAAQTKPFTGGGIRYGMTAADHAARQIAPRDPATLAAYEAAWRDDLEREIELGHWVRRAYSLPEPVQRVGFRAFAGEIGVHMDRPTTVFSFDQLKSLLRG; from the coding sequence ATGCACGACTTCGTCGTCGTCGGGTGCGGTCCCGCCGGCTCGCGGTTCGCCCGCCGCGCCGCCGAGCGGGGGCACGACGTGCTCGCCTTCGAGCAGGGCGACGTCGGGGAGCCGCTGGCCTGCTCGGGCCACGTCTCCACCGACGTCTGGGAGTTCACTCCGGCGGGCGCCCGCGACCGGCTCCTGCAGAACGTCGTCTACGGCGCCCGCTTCCACCTCGGCGCCCCGCGGGGCGGCCCGCCGGGCGACCCCCGTCCGAACGGCCGCGCACCCCCCGGCCGCGACGGCACCGCTGCCGACGAGCGCGCTCCCTCGACCGACCGCGACGGCGAGTTCCCGGCCACCGCTTACCCCTTCTACAAGGACGAACAGGTGTCGAACGTCATCGACCGCGTCGGCCTCGACCGGGAGCTGGCCGACGCCGCCCGTGAGGCGGGAGTCGACCTCCGGGAGAACCACACCGTCGTCGGCGTCGCCGAGTTCCGCGACCGCGTCGAAGTCGAGGTGCGGGGACCGGACGGCGTCGAGACCCACGAGGCGCGGATGGTCGCCGGCTGCGACGGGCCGAAATCGCGGGTCCGGCGCGAGCTCGACATGCCCGAACCCGACGAACTGCTCCACGGCGTCCTCGGGTTCAGCGACGAGGACGACGCCACCGACTTCGTCGACGTCCACCTCACCGTCCCGGACTTTTTCGCCTGGCGCATCCCCCGCGGGGGGGCCGGCGTGGAGTACGGCCTGGCGACGCCGCCGAGCGCGGACGTGCGCGAGCGGTTCGACCGGTTCACCGCCGACTACGGCGTCGAGACCGACCGCCGCTGTTCGGGCCTGATCCCCGTCGGCCCGCCCGACTCGGTGACGAGCCGCCGGGCGTTTCTGGTCGGCGACGCCGCCGCCCAGACCAAACCGTTCACCGGCGGCGGCATCCGCTACGGCATGACCGCCGCCGACCACGCCGCCCGGCAGATCGCCCCCCGCGATCCGGCGACGCTGGCCGCCTACGAGGCCGCGTGGCGCGACGACCTCGAACGCGAGATCGAACTCGGCCACTGGGTCCGGCGGGCCTACTCGCTGCCCGAGCCCGTCCAGCGGGTCGGCTTCCGGGCGTTCGCCGGCGAGATCGGCGTCCACATGGACCGACCGACGACCGTCTTCTCGTTCGACCAGCTCAAGTCGCTGTTACGTGGGTGA
- a CDS encoding DUF1349 domain-containing protein, protein MEWRNEPPSWNRSSDRLTVDAAGETDFWRTTKHGFVADDGHFCHREVAGDFTATVEVAGEYDTLYDQAGLMVREDAETWLKCGVEYVDGVQQVGAVVTRGVSDWSKSPLDDDPDSVWVRVERTGPTVEVSFSPDGDAYTMIRQATLSDAERLLVGPMAAAPKGDGFRSVFEGFTVERA, encoded by the coding sequence ATGGAGTGGCGCAACGAGCCGCCGTCGTGGAACCGCTCGAGCGACCGACTGACCGTCGACGCGGCCGGCGAGACGGACTTCTGGCGGACGACGAAACACGGCTTCGTCGCCGACGACGGGCACTTCTGCCACCGCGAAGTCGCCGGGGACTTCACCGCGACGGTCGAGGTCGCGGGCGAGTACGACACGCTGTACGACCAGGCGGGGCTCATGGTCCGCGAGGACGCCGAGACCTGGCTGAAATGCGGCGTCGAGTACGTCGACGGCGTCCAGCAGGTCGGCGCCGTCGTGACGAGGGGCGTCTCCGACTGGTCGAAGTCGCCGCTGGACGACGACCCCGACTCCGTCTGGGTCCGGGTCGAGCGCACCGGCCCGACCGTCGAGGTGTCGTTCTCCCCCGACGGCGACGCGTACACGATGATCCGACAGGCGACGCTGAGCGACGCCGAACGGCTGCTGGTCGGGCCGATGGCGGCCGCACCGAAAGGCGACGGGTTCCGAAGCGTCTTCGAGGGGTTCACCGTCGAACGGGCGTGA
- a CDS encoding WD40/YVTN/BNR-like repeat-containing protein has product MADSTVYAALGDRVLVVRGDASDSTDDERSADDSDWTATERLVGRDFQCVAASPERPGRAFVGTVESGVHRTGDGGDTWERVAPTVDDRVTALAVGPHDPDTVWAGTEPSAVYRSADGGDSWVALPPLTGLPSESEWSFPPRPHTHHVRWLEPDPGDPDRLYVAIEAGALVRTDDALGAAAADDVDGTETWRDRPAGARYDNHTLATHSDAEGRLYTAAGDGYAQSEDGGDTWAYPTDGLDHGYVWGLAVPRADPDTVVVSAAGGARSAHTVSTAEAYVYRTTNAGGDDPAEWTLAMDGLPEPEGTVRSVFAAAGGSVLFALNNRGCYRSADAGASWERLPLAWPDAYESQTPRGLAVV; this is encoded by the coding sequence ATGGCCGACTCCACCGTCTACGCCGCGCTCGGCGACCGCGTGCTGGTCGTCCGCGGGGACGCGTCCGACTCGACCGACGACGAGCGCTCGGCGGACGACAGCGACTGGACCGCTACCGAACGCCTCGTCGGCCGCGACTTCCAGTGCGTCGCCGCGAGCCCGGAGCGGCCCGGCCGGGCGTTCGTCGGCACCGTCGAGTCGGGGGTCCACCGAACCGGCGACGGCGGCGACACCTGGGAACGGGTCGCGCCGACCGTCGACGACCGCGTCACCGCGCTGGCCGTCGGCCCGCACGACCCCGACACGGTGTGGGCCGGGACCGAGCCCTCGGCCGTCTATCGCTCGGCCGACGGGGGCGACTCGTGGGTCGCGCTCCCGCCGCTGACCGGGCTGCCCTCCGAATCGGAGTGGTCGTTCCCGCCGCGACCCCACACCCACCACGTCCGCTGGCTGGAACCGGACCCGGGCGACCCCGACCGACTGTACGTCGCCATCGAGGCCGGCGCGCTCGTCCGGACCGACGACGCGCTCGGGGCCGCGGCGGCGGACGACGTCGACGGTACCGAAACCTGGCGGGACCGACCGGCGGGTGCCCGCTACGACAACCACACGCTCGCCACCCATTCCGACGCCGAGGGCCGACTCTACACCGCCGCCGGCGACGGCTACGCCCAGTCCGAGGACGGCGGCGACACCTGGGCCTACCCGACGGACGGGCTCGACCACGGCTACGTCTGGGGGCTGGCCGTCCCGCGGGCCGACCCCGACACCGTCGTCGTGAGCGCGGCCGGCGGCGCCCGGAGCGCTCACACCGTATCGACCGCCGAGGCGTACGTCTACCGGACGACGAACGCCGGCGGCGACGACCCGGCGGAGTGGACCCTCGCGATGGACGGCCTCCCCGAGCCCGAGGGCACCGTTCGGTCGGTGTTCGCCGCCGCCGGCGGGTCGGTCCTGTTCGCGCTCAACAACCGCGGGTGCTACCGCTCGGCCGACGCCGGCGCGTCGTGGGAGCGGCTTCCGCTGGCGTGGCCCGACGCCTACGAGTCACAGACCCCGCGCGGGCTGGCCGTCGTCTGA
- the uvrA gene encoding excinuclease ABC subunit UvrA yields MSKDVIEVRGAEEHNLKDVDVTIPREELTVVTGLSGSGKSSLAFDTVYAEGQRRYIESLSAYARNFLGQMDKPKVENVEGLSPAISIDQKNAANNPRSTVGTVTELHDYLRLLYARVGVPHCPECGREVGEQSAQHMVDRVLELPEGTRAKILAPVVRDQKGAFEDLFDELVAEGYARVEVDGEQHDLSLDRPDLDENYDHTIDVVVDRITASPDSRSRITDSVETALDESDGIIKVAVPEPPEGVELGGSTTRSVGDLGDEDGDSDEDGDPVADDRLVVEFSEDLACTHCNVDISEIETRSFSFNSPYGACPECEGLGETKEVSEDLVIQDPSKPLKHVFEPWSYDRTYYSRQLDNVAEHFGVSLSTPFEELDESIRRQFLYGTDSRVHFEWRTKNGTREKTERFEGVIPNLERRHVETDSDRAREHIEEYMATTTCPACEGTRLKAESRAVLVDGTAITEVNELSIGDALEHFENLERDLGPRDTKIAEEILKEIRARLGFMCEVGLDYLTLDREAATLSGGESQRIRLATQIGSGLVGVLYVLDEPSIGLHQRDNDRLLNTLAELRDLGNTLLVVEHDTETMRRADTIIDMGPGPGKRGGEIVVNGDFDEVIDTDESITGDYLSGERAIPVPEERRDPDGAITIEGARQHNLKDLDVDLPVGNFTAITGVSGSGKSTLMHDVLYKALAREMHGNSDVNPGEHDGLSGLDAIETVRLIDQSPIGRTPRSNPATYTNVFDHIRELFAETNLAKQRGYEKGRFSFNVKGGRCEECGGQGTVTIEMNFLSDVQVPCEECGGARYNRETLDVTYKDATIADVLDMSIDEAYDFFEGHSQIRRRLKLLTDVGLDYMQLGQPSTTLSGGEAQRVKLAEELGKKDSGETLYLLDEPTTGLHPHDERKLIDVLHRLTDDGNTVVVIEHELDLVKNADHIVDLGPEGGEAGGQLVAEGTPEEVARTEGSYTGKYLRDLLPDVDLEGPRGDRVVTADADGEAEQAPRADDD; encoded by the coding sequence ATGAGCAAAGACGTCATCGAGGTCCGCGGGGCAGAGGAACACAACCTCAAGGACGTCGACGTAACGATCCCACGGGAGGAGCTGACGGTCGTCACGGGGCTGTCGGGGTCGGGGAAGTCCTCGCTCGCGTTCGACACCGTCTACGCCGAGGGGCAACGGCGATACATCGAGTCGCTGTCGGCCTACGCCCGGAACTTCCTCGGCCAGATGGACAAACCGAAAGTCGAGAACGTCGAGGGGCTGTCGCCGGCGATCTCCATCGACCAGAAGAACGCCGCCAACAACCCCCGCTCGACCGTCGGCACCGTGACGGAACTCCACGACTACCTCCGCCTGCTGTACGCCCGTGTCGGGGTCCCTCACTGCCCGGAGTGTGGACGCGAGGTCGGCGAGCAGTCCGCCCAGCACATGGTCGACCGCGTGCTCGAACTCCCGGAGGGTACCCGCGCGAAGATCCTCGCGCCGGTCGTCCGCGACCAGAAGGGCGCCTTCGAGGATCTCTTCGACGAACTCGTCGCCGAGGGGTACGCCCGCGTCGAGGTCGACGGCGAACAGCACGACCTCTCGCTGGACCGCCCCGACCTGGACGAGAACTACGACCACACCATCGACGTGGTCGTCGACCGGATCACGGCGAGTCCCGACTCGCGCTCGCGGATCACCGACTCCGTCGAGACGGCGCTCGACGAGAGCGACGGGATCATCAAGGTCGCCGTCCCCGAACCGCCCGAGGGCGTCGAACTCGGCGGCTCGACCACCCGCTCCGTCGGCGACCTCGGCGACGAGGACGGCGATTCGGACGAGGACGGCGACCCCGTCGCGGACGACCGACTCGTCGTCGAGTTCTCCGAGGATCTGGCCTGCACCCACTGCAACGTCGACATCAGCGAGATCGAGACGCGGTCGTTCTCCTTCAACAGCCCCTACGGCGCCTGCCCCGAGTGCGAGGGCCTCGGCGAGACCAAGGAGGTCAGCGAGGACCTGGTGATCCAGGACCCCTCGAAACCCCTGAAACACGTCTTCGAGCCGTGGAGCTACGACCGCACCTACTACTCCCGGCAACTGGACAACGTCGCCGAGCACTTCGGCGTCTCGCTGTCGACGCCGTTCGAGGAGCTGGACGAGTCGATCCGGCGCCAGTTCCTCTACGGGACGGACTCGCGGGTCCACTTCGAGTGGCGCACCAAGAACGGCACCCGCGAGAAGACCGAGCGCTTCGAGGGGGTCATCCCCAATCTGGAGCGCCGCCACGTCGAGACCGACTCCGACCGCGCCCGCGAGCACATCGAGGAGTACATGGCGACGACCACCTGCCCCGCCTGCGAGGGCACCCGCCTGAAGGCCGAATCGAGGGCCGTCCTCGTCGACGGCACCGCCATCACCGAGGTCAACGAGCTGTCGATCGGCGACGCCTTGGAGCACTTCGAGAACCTCGAACGCGACCTCGGCCCCCGCGACACCAAGATCGCCGAGGAGATCCTCAAGGAGATCCGCGCCCGCCTCGGGTTCATGTGCGAGGTCGGGCTGGACTACCTCACTCTCGACCGGGAGGCCGCCACGCTCTCGGGCGGGGAGAGCCAGCGCATCCGCCTGGCGACGCAGATCGGGAGCGGCCTCGTCGGCGTGTTGTACGTCCTCGACGAGCCCTCGATCGGCCTCCACCAGCGCGACAACGACCGCCTGCTGAACACCCTCGCCGAACTGCGCGACCTGGGCAACACCCTCCTCGTCGTCGAGCACGACACCGAGACGATGCGCCGCGCGGACACCATCATCGACATGGGACCCGGCCCCGGCAAGCGCGGCGGCGAGATCGTCGTCAACGGCGACTTCGACGAGGTTATCGACACCGACGAGAGCATCACCGGCGACTACCTCTCCGGCGAGCGCGCCATCCCGGTTCCCGAGGAGCGCCGCGACCCCGACGGCGCCATCACCATCGAGGGCGCCCGCCAGCACAACCTGAAAGACCTCGACGTGGACCTGCCGGTGGGCAACTTCACCGCCATCACCGGCGTCTCCGGGTCGGGCAAGTCGACGCTGATGCACGACGTGCTCTACAAGGCGCTCGCCCGCGAGATGCACGGCAACTCCGACGTGAACCCCGGCGAGCACGACGGGCTCTCGGGCCTCGACGCCATCGAAACGGTGCGGCTGATCGACCAGTCGCCCATCGGCCGGACCCCGCGCTCCAATCCCGCGACCTACACCAACGTCTTCGACCACATCCGCGAGCTGTTCGCCGAGACGAACCTCGCCAAACAGCGCGGCTACGAGAAGGGACGGTTCTCGTTCAACGTCAAGGGCGGCCGCTGCGAGGAGTGCGGCGGCCAGGGAACGGTGACGATCGAGATGAACTTCCTCTCGGACGTGCAGGTGCCCTGTGAGGAGTGTGGCGGCGCCCGCTACAACCGCGAGACGCTGGACGTGACCTACAAAGACGCCACCATCGCCGACGTGCTCGACATGAGCATCGACGAGGCCTACGACTTCTTCGAGGGCCACAGCCAGATCCGCCGCCGGCTGAAACTGCTGACGGACGTGGGGCTGGATTACATGCAACTGGGACAGCCCTCGACGACGCTGTCGGGCGGGGAGGCCCAGCGCGTCAAGCTCGCCGAGGAACTCGGCAAGAAGGACTCGGGCGAGACGCTCTACCTGCTCGACGAGCCCACTACGGGACTGCACCCCCACGACGAGCGCAAGCTCATCGACGTGCTCCACCGGCTGACCGACGACGGCAACACCGTGGTCGTCATCGAGCACGAACTCGACCTCGTCAAAAACGCCGACCACATCGTCGACCTCGGGCCGGAGGGCGGCGAAGCGGGCGGCCAGCTCGTCGCGGAGGGCACTCCCGAGGAGGTGGCCCGCACCGAGGGCTCCTACACCGGGAAATACCTCCGCGACCTGCTCCCGGACGTGGACCTAGAGGGGCCGCGGGGCGACCGCGTGGTCACCGCCGACGCCGACGGCGAGGCCGAGCAGGCCCCGCGCGCCGACGACGACTGA